One region of Bacteroidota bacterium genomic DNA includes:
- a CDS encoding TonB-dependent receptor — MKRNSVLLILLLIIKSSVFAQLPSQTIRGSVIDKASHETLIGAAVRLLDSTEFKGTACDLNGNFRLEHVPLGRQMLKVSMIGYKEVTLFTVVTSGKEVVLTIELEQSVIEGKEITIVSEREKDKTNNEMATVSARSFTVEETSRYAGSLNDPSRMAANYAGVSSTSDARNDIIIRGNSPLGVLWRLNGMEIPNPNHFGSLGTTGGPVSILNNNLLDKSDFLTGAFPAEYGNALAGVFDLQMRSGNNEKTEFLGQVGFNGFELGAEGPIGKKGGASYLINYRYSTLGVFKALGINFGTGTAVPEYQDLSFNVNVPTKKVGKFALYGIGGKSYVEVLDKEKDTTQTNLYDGERRQDGYFGNNMGVIGLQHTYFFNSTTYSKLNLSVSSAGEKYKIDSISVLDNSPVPYYRNNSNQQKYTFDYSWNKKFSSKDYLKIGFTINHYEYAYHDSGYEYDHWEQYSNFSKGSNLYQGFVQLQHKFSDHLALTAGVHGQDFGLNNTYAIEPRAGLRWEIREGSSISAGAGMHSQLQPMFAYLVRSYLSDGSYVETNRNLEMTKSNQFVLAFDKSFKKDMRIKLEAYYQDLYNVPVETKANWYSILNEGADFGIGRVDSLVNTGTGKNYGLELTVEKFYSHGYYYLFTGSLYESKYKGSDGKERNTAFNGNFTVNILAGKEWKVKGKNVFGVNLKTTYAGGKRYLPIDLAESVLYQETRYDEIHAYENRRKDYFRTDLKIGYTVNKKKSTHEFSIDFDNIFNTKNIWQEHFDTKTGKTITEYQIGFFPIPQYRLTF; from the coding sequence ATGAAAAGGAATTCAGTACTTCTGATTTTACTCTTGATCATCAAATCTTCGGTTTTTGCTCAATTACCATCTCAGACAATCCGGGGTTCGGTGATCGACAAGGCAAGTCACGAAACATTAATCGGTGCAGCAGTGCGTTTATTGGATAGTACTGAATTCAAAGGCACCGCCTGCGATCTCAATGGAAATTTTCGTTTGGAACATGTTCCATTAGGCCGACAAATGCTGAAGGTTTCTATGATCGGTTACAAGGAAGTTACTTTGTTTACTGTCGTGACTTCGGGGAAAGAAGTCGTACTAACTATTGAACTCGAACAATCTGTTATCGAAGGCAAAGAAATTACAATTGTTTCTGAGCGTGAAAAAGACAAGACCAATAATGAAATGGCAACTGTTAGTGCCCGGTCTTTTACTGTAGAAGAAACTTCACGTTATGCAGGTAGTTTGAATGACCCTTCCAGGATGGCAGCAAATTATGCAGGAGTAAGCAGCACTTCTGACGCTCGCAATGACATCATCATTCGTGGAAATTCACCTTTGGGAGTTTTATGGCGTTTGAATGGGATGGAAATTCCAAATCCGAATCACTTTGGTTCTCTTGGAACAACCGGTGGTCCGGTGAGTATCCTCAATAATAATTTACTTGACAAATCTGATTTTCTCACAGGAGCATTCCCTGCAGAATATGGCAACGCTCTTGCAGGAGTTTTTGACTTACAAATGCGATCTGGAAATAATGAAAAGACGGAATTTCTTGGACAAGTTGGATTCAATGGTTTTGAATTGGGTGCTGAAGGCCCGATTGGAAAAAAAGGTGGTGCCTCTTACCTTATCAATTACCGCTATTCCACATTGGGTGTCTTCAAAGCTTTGGGAATAAACTTTGGTACGGGAACTGCAGTTCCGGAATACCAGGATCTTTCTTTCAATGTGAATGTTCCAACAAAGAAGGTCGGCAAATTCGCATTGTATGGAATCGGTGGAAAAAGTTATGTGGAAGTTCTGGACAAAGAGAAAGATACTACACAGACAAATTTATACGATGGAGAGCGGCGTCAGGATGGTTATTTTGGAAATAACATGGGTGTGATTGGATTGCAACACACATATTTTTTCAATTCGACGACCTATTCAAAATTAAATCTTTCCGTCTCATCAGCAGGTGAAAAGTACAAGATTGATTCGATTTCTGTTCTTGACAATTCACCTGTGCCATATTACCGGAATAATTCAAATCAACAGAAATATACTTTTGATTACAGTTGGAATAAAAAATTTTCAAGTAAAGATTATTTGAAAATTGGTTTCACTATTAATCATTATGAGTACGCTTATCATGACAGCGGCTATGAATATGATCATTGGGAGCAATACAGTAACTTCAGCAAAGGCAGTAATCTCTATCAGGGATTTGTTCAATTGCAGCACAAGTTTAGCGATCATCTGGCACTGACAGCCGGTGTTCACGGACAAGATTTTGGCCTGAACAATACCTATGCTATTGAACCAAGAGCCGGTCTGCGTTGGGAAATCAGGGAAGGTTCTTCCATTAGTGCCGGTGCCGGAATGCATAGCCAGTTGCAACCCATGTTTGCGTATCTGGTTCGTTCTTATCTTAGTGATGGTTCTTATGTCGAAACGAATCGTAATCTCGAGATGACAAAGAGTAACCAGTTTGTTCTCGCATTTGACAAGTCTTTCAAAAAGGACATGCGTATTAAACTGGAGGCCTATTATCAGGATTTGTACAATGTCCCTGTGGAGACAAAAGCAAACTGGTATTCTATCCTGAATGAAGGAGCGGATTTCGGAATTGGAAGAGTCGACAGTCTGGTAAATACCGGTACAGGTAAAAATTATGGGCTGGAACTAACGGTTGAAAAATTTTATAGTCATGGATATTATTATCTCTTCACCGGTTCCCTTTATGAATCGAAGTACAAAGGCAGTGATGGAAAAGAGCGGAATACCGCATTCAATGGAAATTTTACGGTGAATATACTTGCAGGAAAAGAGTGGAAAGTAAAGGGAAAAAATGTTTTCGGCGTTAATCTCAAAACGACTTATGCCGGCGGTAAACGATATCTGCCGATTGATCTGGCTGAATCCGTTCTGTACCAGGAAACCAGGTACGATGAAATTCATGCTTACGAGAATCGGAGGAAAGATTATTTCCGTACTGATTTGAAAATTGGATATACAGTGAATAAAAAGAAGTCAACGCATGAGTTTTCAATTGACTTTGACAATATATTCAATACAAAAAATATCTGGCAGGAACATTTTGACACGAAGACAGGTAAGACCATCACGGAATACCAGATTGGATTTTTCCCGATACCGCAGTACCGTTTAACTTTTTAA
- a CDS encoding histidine kinase: MQRQTHNPDYFLNDSLFRMIGIPVVAVLAAYVFYRDACTTYHVSMLTAFVVSLTITILIWESNRKVMLQVRKRYPDVAHTGKRILLSLLCFAVVTSFISFGTSFLLNQLNIWHHQVSTDVIIHDYVMDMVFVVMVGGTYEAIYFFRKWKVSFLEAQELKKENLQSQLDALKNQVNPHFLFNSLNTLSSLIEEDKEKALVFVDELSRVYRYLLQNNESKLTSLENEMQFAKAYFFLLQTRFGEGVKLEIDVESSYFVNSIPPLTLQILLENAVKHNQVSVSKPLCIKVYTDDKDNLCVMNNLQKKIQKVPSGKLGLANISAKYKLLNQPEVVIQETRDQFKVVLPLIAH, encoded by the coding sequence ATGCAAAGACAAACACACAATCCGGATTATTTTCTGAACGATTCCTTGTTCAGGATGATCGGTATTCCGGTTGTCGCCGTACTGGCAGCTTATGTTTTTTACAGGGATGCATGTACCACCTATCATGTATCGATGCTGACGGCGTTCGTTGTATCGCTCACCATTACAATTCTGATTTGGGAGTCAAACAGGAAAGTGATGTTGCAGGTACGGAAGAGATATCCGGATGTAGCCCATACGGGAAAACGGATTTTGTTATCACTGCTTTGTTTCGCTGTTGTTACTTCTTTTATTTCATTCGGGACCAGTTTTCTACTGAACCAGCTTAATATCTGGCATCACCAGGTGAGCACTGATGTTATCATTCACGATTATGTTATGGACATGGTTTTTGTAGTGATGGTTGGTGGTACCTATGAAGCAATTTATTTTTTCCGCAAATGGAAAGTTTCATTTTTGGAAGCCCAGGAATTGAAAAAGGAGAATCTGCAGAGTCAGTTGGATGCTCTCAAAAATCAGGTAAACCCTCATTTCTTATTCAATAGTTTGAATACCCTTTCATCCCTGATTGAAGAAGATAAGGAAAAAGCACTTGTTTTTGTGGATGAATTGTCAAGAGTATACAGATATCTGCTACAGAATAATGAAAGCAAGCTTACATCCCTTGAAAATGAAATGCAATTTGCCAAGGCTTACTTTTTTTTACTGCAAACCAGATTTGGGGAAGGTGTGAAATTGGAAATCGATGTAGAATCATCGTATTTTGTGAATAGTATTCCACCGCTTACTTTGCAGATTCTGCTTGAAAACGCTGTGAAACACAACCAGGTTTCCGTTTCAAAACCTTTATGTATAAAAGTGTATACAGACGACAAGGACAATTTGTGTGTCATGAATAATTTACAGAAAAAAATTCAAAAAGTACCTTCCGGAAAACTTGGTCTTGCGAACATTTCAGCGAAATACAAATTACTTAATCAGCCGGAAGTTGTGATTCAGGAGACCAGGGATCAGTTCAAGGTTGTTTTACCACTCATAGCACATTAA